The uncultured Ilyobacter sp. genome has a segment encoding these proteins:
- a CDS encoding BRCT domain-containing protein: MKQVLKYKQYDYEFKGYKNEIFLTEGDIDRSALWVQFNFGADQNIRISREKMRRNLKAFELENGLYSEVGKVYFLNNLEKFVENKFMGLSKENKEKVVFPKKNIGIRELLKYINEVLPEGEKLNVISFNNHLARIGILSKDNKTTIINESSYEYGIITVDELREETGEVKTLIKYTDRGKAFILENLEWIAGISDSFSSDYMNIKLEDSENQLQIKKSVVPKVVKREINMNNLKSSITGLNIAVTGKHGTYKRKDLQSIIEEFGGSLAKDVTGTTSLLVIGEKAGSKEKKAKDLGIPVITIDDFVSKFKN, from the coding sequence ATGAAACAGGTTTTAAAATATAAACAATATGATTATGAATTTAAAGGTTATAAAAATGAAATTTTTCTGACAGAAGGAGATATAGACAGGTCTGCCCTTTGGGTTCAATTTAATTTTGGAGCTGATCAAAACATAAGAATATCTAGGGAAAAAATGAGGCGTAACTTAAAAGCATTTGAACTAGAAAACGGGCTTTATTCAGAAGTTGGAAAGGTTTATTTTTTGAATAACCTAGAAAAATTCGTGGAAAACAAGTTCATGGGCTTGTCTAAAGAAAATAAAGAAAAGGTTGTATTTCCTAAGAAAAATATTGGAATAAGAGAACTGCTTAAATATATAAACGAGGTCTTGCCAGAGGGAGAGAAACTAAATGTAATTTCATTTAATAATCATCTCGCCAGGATTGGAATATTATCTAAAGATAATAAAACTACCATAATCAATGAAAGTTCATATGAATATGGAATAATAACTGTAGATGAGCTGCGGGAAGAAACCGGAGAAGTGAAAACTCTAATAAAGTACACTGATAGAGGAAAAGCATTTATTCTAGAAAATTTAGAATGGATTGCAGGGATAAGTGATAGTTTTAGCAGTGATTATATGAATATAAAACTGGAAGATTCAGAAAATCAACTTCAAATAAAGAAATCTGTTGTTCCAAAAGTTGTTAAAAGAGAGATAAATATGAATAACTTAAAAAGTTCTATAACGGGACTAAATATTGCAGTCACTGGGAAACACGGAACATATAAAAGAAAAGATCTTCAAAGTATTATTGAAGAATTTGGTGGGAGTTTGGCAAAAGATGTCACGGGTACCACAAGTCTTTTAGTAATTGGGGAAAAAGCAGGATCTAAAGAAAAAAAAGCAAAGGACTTAGGCATACCTGTAATTACAATAGATGATTTTGTGAGTAAGTTTAAAAATTGA
- a CDS encoding DUF4007 family protein yields MEYIFVGHSSFYMREGWLKKGVEYIKKYPQENAFSKSNIEAIDRLGIGSVMVQSLKFWMTTLDVMKKDKKRYILKREIEKILEKDPYLQNTNILWLLHMYIMEREEKDQKSLLWEIILRSKKINVFTIEQVENQLNLFLKENNLSFSKRSIKDSITTFIKTYYTDESGEDPENNMYSPFVRLDYLKKEREKEYIFRNISSEEISEYIPYYLLCRRSNNINKNEMDMNDFYEEFNSIIRMKYYEYEKLISKLQNRNLISVDRAAGLSNIIIIKKLDESEIIGRLLESE; encoded by the coding sequence ATGGAATATATTTTTGTAGGACACAGTTCATTTTATATGAGAGAGGGATGGCTGAAAAAGGGTGTGGAATATATAAAAAAATATCCTCAAGAAAATGCCTTTTCCAAATCCAATATAGAAGCTATAGACCGACTGGGAATAGGTAGTGTGATGGTACAGTCGTTAAAATTCTGGATGACGACTCTGGATGTAATGAAAAAAGATAAGAAGAGATACATACTAAAGAGGGAGATAGAGAAGATACTGGAAAAAGATCCTTATCTTCAGAACACAAATATACTATGGTTACTTCACATGTATATCATGGAGAGAGAGGAAAAAGATCAAAAATCTTTATTGTGGGAGATTATTTTAAGATCAAAAAAAATCAATGTTTTCACGATAGAACAGGTGGAGAATCAGTTGAATTTATTTTTGAAAGAAAATAATCTAAGTTTTTCTAAAAGAAGCATAAAGGACAGTATCACTACTTTTATCAAAACTTACTACACAGATGAAAGTGGTGAAGACCCTGAAAATAACATGTATTCACCATTTGTAAGATTGGATTATCTGAAAAAAGAGAGAGAAAAAGAGTATATCTTTCGAAACATATCATCAGAAGAGATATCGGAATACATACCATACTATCTCCTGTGCAGACGAAGTAATAATATAAATAAAAATGAAATGGACATGAATGATTTTTATGAGGAGTTTAACTCTATCATAAGAATGAAATATTATGAATATGAAAAACTCATATCCAAACTTCAAAACCGAAACTTGATCTCCGTGGACAGAGCAGCAGGATTGTCGAATATTATCATTATAAAAAAATTAGATGAGTCTGAAATAATAGGCAGACTACTGGAAAGCGAGTAG
- a CDS encoding phosphoadenosine phosphosulfate reductase family protein, translated as MRDFKIYWNYKKNVPVIADKDSDNMKIKRDELKYLTSDIRPVFIQEKHLIKELFGLEDSVYYSSVWCSKQGKYIVDGKMLKNSAIQSAKGIKNIGEFREKIFSLVKIKEMEEEEKRILDSFVTENRDHLFYLLESRDQDEDGHYIGAYPFINQVIEKYPKRVPMVSFSGGKDSTAVSYLVRKALNNPSVLHIFGDTTLELPATYDYIDEFKKNNPMTPFFDEKNEENNFFEMCKEIGPPSRVMAWCCSIFKTGPMGTTLASFEEEFLTFYGVRRKESQNRSKYPKILESTKIDKQLSVSPVIDWLDLDIWLYIISQNLKFNFSYEQGFSRVGCWVCPHRGYWSDFVTEIYNDSIVINWKNSLYEFAKQIKKLDYKEYIDEEKWKLRRGGAGLNKVKKYEVQKKECVNEKNSYTFKLHRKLGKEFLELLKPFGKINYREKNTRCEANILSKNNEILFTVTYEAASNEVRATLVDLKDRYLYGKIMRQINKYNTCIYCQACNSTCSFGALSVNNSQYKIDENICTNCLKCVMHFESGCLIVSVLKIKKQEV; from the coding sequence ATGAGAGATTTTAAAATATACTGGAATTATAAAAAAAATGTCCCTGTAATAGCAGACAAAGATAGCGACAATATGAAAATAAAAAGGGATGAATTGAAATATCTGACAAGTGATATAAGGCCTGTATTTATACAGGAGAAGCATCTGATAAAGGAGCTGTTTGGACTAGAGGATAGCGTATACTACAGCTCAGTGTGGTGTAGTAAACAAGGGAAGTATATAGTAGACGGGAAAATGCTTAAAAACAGTGCTATACAGTCGGCAAAGGGAATAAAAAATATAGGAGAATTCAGAGAAAAAATATTCTCTCTGGTCAAAATAAAGGAGATGGAGGAAGAGGAAAAGAGGATACTGGACAGCTTTGTAACGGAGAACAGAGATCACCTATTTTATCTCCTGGAAAGCAGAGACCAAGATGAGGATGGGCATTATATAGGGGCATATCCTTTTATAAACCAGGTGATAGAGAAATATCCGAAAAGAGTTCCTATGGTGTCTTTTAGCGGAGGGAAAGATTCTACAGCTGTATCTTATCTAGTGAGAAAGGCCCTCAATAATCCGAGTGTTTTACATATATTTGGAGATACCACTCTAGAATTACCGGCCACTTATGATTATATAGATGAGTTTAAGAAAAACAATCCTATGACACCATTTTTTGATGAAAAAAATGAAGAGAATAATTTTTTTGAGATGTGTAAAGAGATAGGACCACCAAGCAGGGTCATGGCTTGGTGCTGCTCTATATTTAAGACGGGGCCTATGGGAACAACACTTGCAAGTTTTGAGGAAGAATTTCTTACATTTTATGGAGTCAGAAGAAAGGAATCTCAAAATAGGAGCAAATATCCAAAAATATTGGAGAGTACAAAGATAGACAAACAATTGAGTGTTTCTCCTGTAATTGATTGGTTAGACCTCGACATTTGGTTATATATCATTTCTCAAAATCTTAAATTTAATTTTTCTTATGAACAAGGGTTTTCAAGGGTAGGTTGCTGGGTTTGCCCACATAGAGGTTATTGGAGTGATTTTGTTACGGAGATTTATAATGATTCAATTGTGATAAATTGGAAAAATTCTCTATATGAATTTGCGAAGCAAATTAAAAAATTAGATTATAAAGAATACATTGATGAAGAAAAATGGAAGTTAAGACGAGGAGGAGCTGGGCTCAATAAAGTTAAAAAATATGAAGTACAAAAAAAGGAATGTGTAAATGAAAAAAACAGCTATACTTTTAAACTTCACCGTAAATTGGGAAAAGAATTTTTAGAATTATTAAAACCTTTTGGAAAGATAAACTACCGGGAAAAAAATACGCGTTGCGAGGCAAATATTTTATCAAAGAATAATGAAATTCTTTTTACGGTGACATACGAAGCTGCATCAAATGAAGTGAGGGCTACACTGGTGGATTTGAAAGACAGATATCTCTACGGGAAGATTATGAGGCAGATAAATAAATACAATACCTGTATTTACTGTCAGGCATGTAATTCTACCTGCAGTTTTGGAGCATTATCTGTGAATAATAGCCAGTATAAAATAGATGAAAATATTTGTACTAACTGTCTTAAATGTGTAATGCATTTTGAATCAGGATGTCTAATCGTATCAGTATTAAAAATAAAAAAACAGGAAGTGTAA
- a CDS encoding sigma factor-like helix-turn-helix DNA-binding protein: MTWESYFDGEIKKVISTNNLLVLNSIKNKALTLFGIDISKEKLRVKIEETLCFYEIKDGFFVCKKYLEGILNGDESTLKKRLEFEYFLDFDGSDVERILSKKDIDKNEKIYADLNEYEKLAIYICARSPRHFIKRYRECFNNRYSSFIMKKNIYENGTVSIEAVDISKRIESKLRFVVGNLTFLKWVTLPEIKLEELWTILENDINKDLVYKLLSLLEEDNDKEDPKTDKQEAKPEETSVNIFECIFPDHITYSEEDLVVEIIKLIFKNKSSLKLNNLDIVGKFNCGCEMLISILDENRDLFYFASRKNVHFKPYIAGTLVDKFYGKKSSRVIVEKKMNEIFGGKSFNRAELMIFFSEFRDVFRWVENKLEVLMSPEEYINYVRSKYSPESIKWIEEIIDEKIDLQDAAEKLKISLGEMTSILNKRRGIFVKNGELEKISEETLEIKLEKINHWYKHMDEEYKSGFNNDELAVIVSRIVGNTPMNLDEIYKKLWLFRDRISKEEIKKLLDENKAFKKVSFTNYVVTECPLYSEFKNNFTEELDNVLSHLKDSEREVLRYRIIKKITLEEMGSKLKLTRERARQIEKKTLSKIQNSKSKNLIPYLNVIESIFQKRKIIKITELQENLNAHKAFRGVDIRYLLSIFEIFTGTELYFYFDKYVGIISREEFLKCLYKFINKPMEYKELAYELGKAGIENDEFLKDYTREDEQSENYKDFILIKDGKINSGDRIRLIFYSEERDLKISEIVTLYENQYGNDMSDHNIQTKLGHYENLFTRVFTGTYSLAEWGAEKHVYVTDLIEEYLRKIKRPASYQEILDNVKGRTLATEVSIRAYICSCKKTFSYNYGEWALIEWKDDPELSKKYYISENRIKASFSGLTHIQHKGHFEKNGKRVSLHMAGGAYFKHSGSMNLGASVFDQDRTDIFIYVRDRNFEFTTYGSSGQSIYGVKDMLEYAGIKVGDYFYLEYWPDGNIKLYTWDEFESYSESGEFPKKQWEEKGEGKKPEEGQEISEPIGVYKSWFTFDEILSHGLETGLVDTEMLSKIDYSKEKIVKDVYEAMEALEERGVRVPM; this comes from the coding sequence ATGACGTGGGAAAGTTATTTTGACGGGGAGATAAAAAAAGTCATTTCAACAAACAACTTACTGGTTTTGAACAGTATAAAAAACAAAGCACTGACTTTGTTCGGAATAGATATTTCCAAAGAAAAATTGAGGGTGAAAATTGAAGAAACATTATGTTTTTATGAAATCAAGGACGGTTTTTTTGTTTGTAAGAAGTATTTGGAAGGCATTTTAAATGGTGATGAGTCTACGCTGAAAAAAAGATTGGAGTTTGAATATTTTTTAGACTTTGATGGAAGTGATGTAGAAAGGATACTATCCAAAAAAGATATTGACAAAAATGAAAAAATATATGCTGATCTGAATGAGTACGAGAAGTTAGCAATATATATATGTGCTAGATCACCGAGACATTTTATAAAAAGATACAGAGAGTGCTTTAATAATAGGTACTCTAGTTTTATAATGAAAAAAAATATATATGAGAACGGAACGGTATCAATAGAAGCGGTAGATATATCTAAAAGAATAGAAAGCAAGCTCAGGTTTGTAGTAGGGAATCTGACTTTTTTGAAGTGGGTAACTTTACCTGAAATAAAACTTGAAGAACTTTGGACTATTCTGGAAAATGATATAAATAAAGACTTAGTTTATAAATTACTCTCTCTTCTCGAAGAGGATAATGATAAAGAAGATCCAAAGACTGATAAACAAGAAGCCAAACCAGAGGAGACCTCTGTCAATATATTTGAATGCATATTTCCCGATCACATAACTTATTCTGAAGAGGACTTAGTTGTAGAAATAATAAAATTAATATTTAAAAATAAATCGTCATTAAAACTGAATAATTTGGACATAGTTGGTAAATTTAACTGTGGTTGTGAGATGTTAATAAGTATTTTAGATGAAAACAGAGATTTATTTTATTTTGCAAGTAGAAAAAATGTACATTTTAAACCTTATATCGCTGGAACCTTGGTAGATAAATTTTATGGGAAGAAAAGTAGTAGAGTCATTGTAGAGAAAAAAATGAATGAGATCTTTGGAGGGAAAAGTTTTAACAGGGCTGAGTTGATGATATTTTTCTCGGAGTTTCGAGATGTATTCAGATGGGTAGAAAATAAACTGGAAGTATTAATGAGTCCTGAAGAATACATAAATTATGTGAGATCAAAATACTCCCCAGAATCTATTAAGTGGATAGAGGAGATAATAGATGAAAAAATAGACCTGCAGGATGCTGCAGAAAAGTTGAAAATAAGTCTTGGTGAGATGACCAGTATTTTGAATAAAAGAAGAGGTATTTTTGTAAAAAATGGTGAGCTAGAAAAAATTTCCGAAGAAACTTTGGAAATTAAATTGGAGAAAATCAACCATTGGTATAAACATATGGATGAAGAGTATAAATCCGGGTTTAATAATGATGAATTGGCTGTTATAGTATCTAGAATAGTAGGAAATACACCAATGAATCTTGATGAAATCTATAAGAAATTGTGGTTATTCCGGGATAGAATTAGCAAAGAAGAAATAAAAAAATTATTAGATGAAAATAAAGCCTTTAAAAAAGTAAGTTTTACTAACTATGTAGTGACAGAATGTCCTCTTTATTCTGAATTTAAAAATAATTTTACAGAAGAATTAGATAATGTATTATCTCATCTGAAGGATTCTGAAAGAGAAGTACTGAGATATAGAATAATAAAAAAAATAACTTTAGAAGAAATGGGAAGCAAGCTTAAACTAACCAGAGAAAGAGCAAGACAGATAGAGAAGAAAACTTTATCAAAAATACAAAATTCTAAATCCAAAAATCTGATTCCTTATTTAAATGTTATAGAAAGTATTTTTCAGAAAAGAAAAATCATAAAAATAACTGAACTGCAAGAAAATCTAAATGCTCATAAAGCTTTTAGAGGTGTGGATATAAGGTATCTCTTATCAATATTTGAAATTTTTACTGGAACCGAACTTTATTTTTACTTTGATAAGTATGTGGGTATTATATCCAGAGAAGAATTTTTGAAATGTTTATATAAATTTATAAATAAACCGATGGAGTATAAAGAGCTGGCTTATGAACTGGGGAAAGCGGGTATTGAAAATGATGAATTTTTAAAGGACTATACCAGAGAAGATGAACAATCAGAAAATTATAAAGATTTCATATTAATCAAAGATGGAAAAATTAATTCTGGAGACAGAATTAGATTGATTTTTTATTCTGAGGAAAGAGATCTGAAAATAAGTGAGATCGTGACATTATATGAAAATCAATATGGAAATGACATGAGTGATCATAACATACAGACAAAATTGGGGCACTATGAAAACTTATTTACAAGAGTTTTCACTGGGACTTATTCTCTGGCTGAGTGGGGAGCGGAGAAGCACGTGTATGTAACTGATCTAATAGAAGAATATTTGAGAAAAATAAAACGACCTGCAAGCTATCAGGAGATTCTGGATAATGTGAAAGGAAGGACCCTTGCAACAGAAGTGTCGATCAGAGCATATATTTGTTCTTGTAAAAAGACCTTCTCTTATAATTATGGGGAATGGGCTCTTATAGAGTGGAAAGATGACCCGGAATTATCTAAAAAATATTATATAAGCGAAAATAGGATTAAGGCGAGTTTTTCAGGATTGACTCACATTCAGCACAAAGGTCATTTTGAAAAGAATGGAAAGAGAGTGAGTCTACATATGGCAGGTGGAGCTTATTTTAAGCATAGCGGGAGTATGAACCTCGGGGCAAGTGTATTTGATCAAGATAGGACGGATATATTTATCTATGTGAGGGACAGAAATTTTGAATTCACTACTTACGGATCAAGTGGTCAATCTATATACGGAGTAAAAGATATGTTGGAGTATGCTGGAATAAAAGTGGGGGATTATTTTTATCTGGAATATTGGCCAGATGGAAATATAAAGCTGTACACTTGGGATGAATTTGAGAGTTATTCAGAGTCAGGAGAGTTTCCTAAAAAACAATGGGAAGAAAAAGGTGAAGGTAAAAAACCGGAAGAAGGTCAAGAAATATCAGAACCTATCGGTGTGTATAAAAGCTGGTTTACTTTTGATGAGATACTCAGTCATGGATTGGAAACAGGATTAGTGGATACAGAGATGCTGAGTAAGATAGACTACAGCAAAGAAAAAATTGTAAAAGATGTCTATGAGGCAATGGAAGCTCTAGAGGAAAGAGGAGTAAGGGTCCCTATGTGA
- a CDS encoding winged-helix domain-containing protein has translation MFVFKSKYNSKVEEVELLKKELMGIKSLYSDIKNKSSENPDMIEGQDVDLSLIIKEKDKNISVLKSVIEKLNSENFKKEIEILELRKSLNKQEEVSNQILQDLEKHSDSQKTEVNLVKEENIRHIFRRSYIEIKSLTKKLQDHYCNDDISVRTIERIFLYLEVLEESDENNFINSIELGHMADVKATTIRKDMTWLKINGVRGKGYSIKTLRKKLEKFIFIDGLSKKTIKKENTKLENKIELYKEIENITHEQWFSMSNWAKEKELFDGWIRKFLFTLGIYKMNNGRLTEKQIEGISKIYLEMKSMGFFELAEEFSKEVKSGKIENIEELKATGEEEFTLTFNYVLETGLKTGIIKGEILTKINYSIEKTVKDIYEAIEILEARGIQIK, from the coding sequence ATGTTCGTTTTTAAAAGTAAGTATAATTCTAAAGTAGAAGAAGTGGAACTTCTGAAAAAGGAACTAATGGGGATAAAATCTCTATATAGTGATATAAAAAACAAAAGCTCTGAAAATCCAGATATGATCGAAGGACAAGACGTCGACTTATCACTAATAATAAAGGAGAAAGACAAAAATATTTCAGTATTGAAAAGTGTAATAGAAAAATTAAACTCAGAAAATTTTAAAAAAGAGATTGAAATTCTAGAACTAAGAAAATCTTTGAATAAGCAAGAGGAAGTGTCCAATCAAATTTTACAGGACCTTGAGAAACATAGTGATTCTCAAAAGACTGAGGTAAATCTAGTAAAAGAAGAAAATATCAGACATATTTTCAGAAGAAGTTATATTGAAATAAAATCACTTACAAAAAAACTTCAGGATCATTATTGCAATGACGATATATCTGTTAGGACAATAGAAAGAATATTTTTATATCTGGAAGTTTTGGAAGAAAGTGATGAAAATAATTTTATTAATTCAATAGAATTGGGACATATGGCAGATGTAAAAGCTACAACTATAAGAAAAGACATGACATGGCTGAAAATAAACGGAGTACGTGGAAAAGGATATTCGATAAAAACGTTAAGAAAAAAATTAGAAAAGTTTATCTTTATTGATGGGCTTTCAAAAAAAACTATAAAAAAAGAGAACACAAAATTAGAAAATAAGATTGAACTCTATAAGGAGATCGAGAATATAACCCATGAACAATGGTTTTCCATGTCAAACTGGGCCAAAGAAAAAGAATTATTTGATGGCTGGATAAGAAAATTTTTGTTTACACTGGGAATCTATAAAATGAATAACGGAAGATTGACTGAGAAACAGATAGAGGGTATATCAAAAATTTATTTAGAAATGAAAAGTATGGGTTTCTTTGAACTTGCAGAAGAATTTTCAAAAGAAGTAAAGTCAGGAAAAATAGAAAATATAGAAGAATTAAAGGCTACCGGAGAAGAGGAATTTACTTTAACATTTAATTACGTATTGGAAACAGGTCTTAAAACAGGAATCATAAAAGGAGAAATATTAACAAAAATTAATTACAGCATAGAAAAAACAGTTAAAGATATTTATGAGGCTATAGAGATACTAGAAGCTAGAGGGATACAAATAAAATAG
- a CDS encoding DUF4007 family protein: MAGFNLGEGILKEASINEEFFDELLECIFSSKKRNSYKFFLFITIIKISLNGLNRLTLKEVTNKFIEIYWEYFTEKNTSYPDELRDSKLLQIIESKDYKKMDNLSNDELKIIKKDIEIFLKKYMFGALYVDTKGSLFGFSKLKNEFYINKELISYLESDVLPNKYINLIKQEVELFLTRSAKNTGGKKMIYYQQKFGFEINYIDLFVESKDLLKKTKLDLSMELGIGIPKLDAIFQYLEISDVIQNKEITLFGKKIKDMKSNDDFIEPIVYYNMVKNPEIGGHYIYSNLINGVIYDYLILNNELELEINIILKNSEKYKPDSIISKDWERMNKQALSSLADTQSGFGKMGIIEKADSNSKDDIYEAHSYWVEPLVGAYILYDIWEDGRASMGIDNIAHDKYNLGRMFLMDKDAVEEILEEIKALGLITIEKGAGLNQVRIIDKYTKEDILDMMVKEA, from the coding sequence ATGGCGGGATTTAATTTAGGAGAAGGAATTTTAAAAGAGGCTTCTATTAATGAGGAATTTTTTGATGAGTTGTTAGAATGCATATTTTCTTCGAAAAAGAGAAACAGTTATAAATTTTTTTTATTTATAACTATAATTAAAATTTCTTTAAACGGATTAAATCGACTGACGTTAAAGGAAGTTACTAATAAATTTATTGAAATATACTGGGAATATTTTACTGAAAAAAATACTAGTTATCCTGATGAACTAAGAGATAGCAAACTTTTACAAATTATTGAATCAAAAGACTATAAAAAGATGGATAATTTAAGCAATGATGAATTAAAAATTATTAAAAAGGATATAGAAATATTTTTAAAGAAATATATGTTTGGTGCATTGTATGTCGATACAAAAGGTTCATTATTTGGTTTTTCCAAATTAAAGAATGAATTTTATATAAATAAAGAATTAATTTCTTATTTAGAGTCAGATGTATTGCCAAATAAATACATTAATTTAATAAAACAAGAAGTTGAGTTATTTTTAACTCGTTCTGCAAAAAATACTGGGGGGAAAAAAATGATTTATTATCAACAAAAATTTGGTTTCGAAATTAATTACATAGATTTATTTGTTGAAAGTAAAGATTTATTGAAAAAAACGAAATTAGATTTGTCTATGGAATTGGGAATTGGTATTCCTAAATTAGATGCAATATTTCAATATTTAGAAATATCTGACGTCATCCAGAATAAAGAAATAACATTATTTGGAAAAAAAATAAAGGATATGAAATCAAATGATGATTTTATTGAACCAATTGTTTATTACAATATGGTAAAAAATCCTGAAATAGGTGGACATTACATATACTCAAACCTAATTAATGGTGTTATTTATGATTATTTAATTTTAAATAATGAACTTGAACTTGAAATAAATATAATATTAAAAAATTCAGAAAAATATAAACCAGATAGTATTATCAGTAAAGATTGGGAAAGAATGAATAAACAAGCTTTATCCTCCCTTGCAGATACCCAGTCAGGTTTCGGGAAGATGGGGATTATAGAAAAGGCAGATTCAAATTCAAAGGACGATATTTATGAGGCTCATTCTTACTGGGTGGAACCTTTAGTAGGAGCATATATCCTATATGATATATGGGAAGATGGCAGGGCATCTATGGGAATAGATAACATCGCCCATGACAAATATAACCTAGGCAGGATGTTTCTCATGGATAAAGATGCGGTGGAAGAGATACTAGAGGAGATAAAGGCTCTGGGCCTCATAACTATCGAAAAGGGAGCCGGTCTTAATCAGGTAAGAATCATCGACAAGTATACAAAGGAAGATATACTGGATATGATGGTAAAAGAGGCCTAG
- a CDS encoding aminotransferase class V-fold PLP-dependent enzyme: MIYFDNAATTFPKPKEVYNETMSIYQDLGLNFSRNSSSKSKEASTLKENLKSNIQQLLSSKGEVILNPSATFSLNEIIFGLDYSGIKTVYISPFEHNAVYRSIKEAQKRYKFDLEIIKFQEYSLDYEDLELKFLSKKPDLIICLHASNVFGNILSIKNIFSKGREYSATTLLDASQTAGLLDFSELSSLCDFIVFAGHKTLYGPSGIGGYIYNNKNIKLNPLLYGGTGIKSEETDMPKDIPERYESGSPNLLGIIGLKISTDWIIATGRDKVLKKEKENYSRLLAVLEEFEWDISIFYPENSVGIISITAKNSSPQEIEMMLNDSNVSVRTGMHCSPLAHKHMGTDEKGTIRFSVSYFNENSDFEKLEEVFEDIF, translated from the coding sequence ATGATATATTTCGATAATGCTGCAACGACATTTCCAAAACCCAAGGAAGTTTATAATGAAACTATGAGTATATATCAAGACTTAGGTCTTAATTTCTCCAGAAATAGCTCGAGTAAAAGCAAGGAAGCCTCTACTCTAAAAGAGAACCTAAAGTCCAATATTCAACAACTTCTCTCTAGTAAGGGTGAAGTCATTTTAAATCCTTCAGCGACCTTTTCCCTTAATGAAATAATTTTCGGACTGGATTATTCCGGTATAAAAACAGTTTATATATCCCCATTCGAACATAACGCAGTATACAGATCAATTAAAGAAGCACAAAAAAGATATAAATTTGATCTTGAAATAATAAAATTTCAAGAATACAGTCTTGATTATGAAGACCTTGAATTGAAATTTTTATCTAAAAAACCAGATTTGATTATATGCTTGCATGCATCAAATGTATTTGGAAACATACTTTCCATAAAAAATATATTTTCCAAAGGCAGGGAGTATAGTGCAACTACTTTACTAGACGCATCTCAGACTGCAGGACTTCTTGATTTTTCAGAGCTCTCCAGTCTATGTGATTTTATAGTCTTTGCAGGACATAAGACTCTCTACGGACCTAGTGGTATAGGGGGATATATCTACAATAATAAAAATATAAAGTTAAATCCTCTTTTATATGGTGGAACTGGTATTAAATCTGAAGAAACAGACATGCCGAAAGATATACCAGAAAGGTATGAAAGTGGAAGCCCAAATCTACTAGGTATTATAGGGTTAAAGATCTCTACAGATTGGATAATAGCCACAGGTAGAGATAAAGTTCTAAAAAAAGAAAAGGAGAATTATTCAAGACTTTTGGCCGTATTAGAAGAGTTTGAATGGGATATAAGTATTTTTTATCCTGAAAACAGTGTGGGGATTATCTCCATAACTGCTAAAAATTCCAGTCCACAAGAGATAGAAATGATGTTGAATGATTCCAATGTATCCGTAAGGACCGGGATGCACTGCAGTCCCCTTGCTCATAAACATATGGGAACAGATGAAAAGGGTACGATCAGGTTTTCAGTTTCATATTTTAATGAAAACTCTGATTTTGAAAAACTAGAAGAGGTATTTGAAGACATATTTTAA
- a CDS encoding 3'-5' exonuclease, with product MKFILFDTETNGFGDASLLSVSAIKAQYDGVELKEIDRYNKFYYRLPCEKANINAINVNGLNTEKIEEYREGCSYPLYFIEDTEEFWNFCKDSKGFIAHNIKFDEGFVPFKLWNKFCTQTAIGNIDGYGNKNKKLLNLAEYYGLEVEAENLHGSMYDTEILFEIVKKMLESNNDSIKSFIQSGTEFSEIGSA from the coding sequence ATGAAATTTATATTATTTGATACAGAAACAAATGGATTTGGAGACGCATCATTACTATCTGTTTCAGCTATTAAGGCACAATATGATGGGGTAGAATTAAAAGAAATAGATAGGTATAATAAATTTTATTATCGACTTCCATGTGAAAAAGCAAACATAAATGCAATAAATGTCAATGGGCTAAACACAGAGAAAATAGAGGAGTACAGAGAAGGGTGCAGTTATCCCCTATACTTCATCGAAGATACAGAAGAATTTTGGAATTTTTGTAAAGATTCAAAAGGTTTCATAGCTCACAATATAAAATTTGATGAAGGATTTGTCCCTTTCAAATTATGGAATAAATTTTGTACTCAAACTGCTATTGGAAATATAGATGGTTACGGAAATAAAAATAAAAAACTCCTTAATCTGGCAGAATATTATGGGTTGGAAGTAGAGGCTGAAAATCTGCATGGGTCCATGTATGATACTGAGATTTTATTTGAGATAGTAAAAAAAATGCTAGAAAGTAATAATGACTCTATAAAAAGTTTCATACAATCAGGGACAGAATTTTCTGAGATAGGTAGTGCGTAG